One region of Cyanobium sp. M30B3 genomic DNA includes:
- a CDS encoding Tab2/Atab2 family RNA-binding protein produces the protein MTSSATSSTGGGTAIGPDWELDYYSRPILDGDGKKRWELLICSTPEVDSEGRVRGESFQWVRSCPAGSVNSIWLREALEQALAASGEAGFAPPRRLRCWRASMRTMVQRAAEGLGMELVASRRTYALVSWLQQRQREVYPTQEGYMVGPLAPAPAAIRPVPVPLPEAARGNRWSWASLPVAALSSAGQWQSSFQGLVPLPAGVDPEATVPGIRLFGAGRALAIAGWLAGLEPVRLEIDGRLLVLEAGLEDRWSLGTLAEEEADAARQAFALAREQADGLQFLAVQAQESDQSFEGFWLLQDLPDP, from the coding sequence ATGACCAGCTCCGCCACCAGCTCCACCGGCGGCGGCACGGCCATCGGACCCGACTGGGAACTGGACTATTACTCCAGACCCATCCTCGACGGCGATGGCAAGAAGCGCTGGGAACTGTTGATCTGCTCCACTCCGGAGGTGGACAGTGAGGGCCGGGTGCGGGGTGAATCCTTTCAGTGGGTTCGCAGCTGCCCGGCCGGCAGCGTGAACTCCATCTGGCTGCGCGAGGCCCTGGAACAGGCCCTCGCGGCCAGCGGGGAAGCCGGGTTCGCGCCACCAAGGCGCCTGCGCTGCTGGCGGGCCTCGATGCGCACGATGGTGCAGCGGGCCGCCGAGGGTCTGGGCATGGAGCTGGTGGCCAGCCGCCGCACCTACGCCCTGGTGAGCTGGCTGCAGCAGCGCCAGCGGGAGGTGTATCCGACCCAGGAGGGCTACATGGTGGGTCCCCTGGCCCCCGCGCCCGCCGCCATCCGTCCCGTGCCGGTGCCCCTGCCCGAGGCGGCCCGGGGCAACCGCTGGAGCTGGGCCAGCCTGCCCGTGGCCGCCCTCAGCAGTGCGGGCCAGTGGCAGAGCAGTTTCCAGGGCCTGGTGCCCCTGCCAGCCGGTGTGGATCCCGAAGCCACGGTGCCCGGCATCCGGCTGTTCGGAGCGGGCAGGGCCCTGGCGATCGCCGGCTGGCTGGCGGGGCTTGAGCCGGTGCGCCTGGAGATCGACGGCCGCCTGCTGGTGCTGGAGGCGGGGCTGGAGGACCGCTGGTCCCTGGGGACCCTTGCCGAGGAGGAGGCCGACGCGGCGCGGCAGGCCTTCGCCCTGGCCCGTGAGCAGGCGGACGGCCTGCAGTTCCTGGCCGTGCAGGCCCAGGAGAGCGATCAGAGCTTCGAGGGCTTCTGGCTGCTGCAGGATCTGCCTGATCCCTGA
- a CDS encoding S1 RNA-binding domain-containing protein produces the protein MAGSGKPTPTSQGSASSGRPVPPGTPRPQPTPPQRRPPQVLMIKKDEPRNGAETDQPAGPPVTPSPQAPASPPASPPASQVRAPQAASAAPARSDDELFDLGEMAGLTMADLLGPDPGRSGGRSPSRPPQAAAQPQAAAQPKAAVVSRSVDDFDFDADAFLAALDEQDFVGTTGEVVTGTVIGLESDGLYVDIGGKAPGFMPKKEAALGVITNLKERFPRGTEVEVLVTREQNADGMVTVSARALALRHSWEKVRGLEKEGKVVQVKVNGFNRGGVTCDLEGLRGFIPRSQLLEGENHEALVGRTLGVTFLEVNPETRKLVLSEKRAATAARFSELEVGQLVEGVVVSVKPYGFFVDLGGISGLLHQSSISGGQLRELREVFDQGDRVRALITDLDPGRGRIALNTALLEGQPGELLIDRQKVMDEAEDRANRARSLLRQQEQQAG, from the coding sequence ATGGCCGGATCCGGCAAGCCCACGCCCACGTCCCAGGGGTCAGCCTCCTCGGGGCGGCCCGTTCCTCCCGGCACGCCTCGCCCCCAGCCCACGCCGCCGCAGCGCCGGCCGCCCCAGGTGCTGATGATCAAGAAGGACGAGCCGCGCAACGGGGCTGAAACGGACCAGCCGGCCGGCCCCCCTGTGACGCCGTCTCCCCAGGCACCGGCCTCCCCACCGGCCTCCCCACCGGCCTCCCAGGTACGCGCTCCCCAGGCTGCCTCTGCTGCTCCGGCGCGCAGCGATGACGAGCTGTTCGACCTGGGCGAGATGGCAGGCCTCACCATGGCCGACCTGCTGGGTCCCGATCCGGGGCGCTCCGGCGGCCGCTCCCCATCCCGCCCGCCCCAGGCCGCTGCCCAGCCCCAGGCCGCTGCCCAGCCCAAGGCCGCGGTGGTGAGCCGCAGCGTGGACGACTTTGACTTCGACGCCGACGCCTTCCTGGCCGCCCTCGATGAGCAGGACTTCGTGGGCACCACCGGGGAGGTGGTCACCGGCACGGTGATCGGCCTGGAGAGTGACGGCCTGTACGTGGACATCGGCGGCAAGGCCCCCGGCTTCATGCCCAAGAAGGAAGCCGCCCTGGGTGTGATCACCAACCTCAAGGAGCGCTTCCCCAGGGGCACCGAAGTGGAGGTGCTGGTCACGCGCGAGCAGAACGCGGACGGCATGGTGACGGTGAGCGCCCGGGCCCTGGCCCTGCGCCACAGCTGGGAGAAGGTGCGCGGCCTGGAGAAGGAGGGCAAGGTGGTGCAGGTGAAGGTGAACGGCTTCAACCGCGGCGGCGTGACCTGTGATCTGGAGGGCCTGCGCGGCTTCATCCCCCGCTCCCAGCTCCTGGAGGGCGAGAACCACGAGGCCCTGGTGGGCAGGACCCTCGGCGTCACCTTCCTGGAGGTGAACCCCGAAACCCGCAAGCTCGTGCTCTCGGAGAAACGGGCCGCCACTGCGGCCCGTTTCTCCGAACTGGAGGTGGGCCAGCTGGTGGAGGGCGTGGTGGTGTCGGTGAAGCCCTACGGCTTCTTTGTGGATCTGGGCGGCATCAGCGGCCTGTTGCACCAGAGCAGCATCAGCGGCGGCCAGTTGCGTGAGCTGCGCGAGGTGTTTGATCAGGGCGACCGGGTGCGCGCCCTGATCACCGACCTGGATCCCGGCCGCGGGCGGATCGCCTTGAACACCGCCCTGCTGGAGGGCCAGCCCGGCGAACTGTTGATCGACAGGCAGAAGGTGATGGACGAAGCGGAGGACCGGGCCAACCGGGCCCGCTCGCTGCTGCGCCAGCAGGAGCAGCAGGCCGGATGA
- a CDS encoding creatininase family protein: protein MSPERHLTHLSWTQVRELAAREGSTVVWPWGAVEQHGPHLPLGTDALFAERVLEAVLQALPPERPIWRLPAQMLGFSPEHLSFPGTLSLPAPLVLELVSTVGQQLARAGFQRLVLFNAHGGQIALLQAAARQLHERVPALGVLPCFLWSGPEGVAELIPEPERHQGLHAGLAETSLMLHLAPEQVGPQRPRDGVLPSGPPQGWDLEGAVPDAWLTAELSASGVIGSAAGADAALGAALFARLVAGWTSRFNSLLGSDWPPRGRHGSALERDPAESR from the coding sequence ATGTCGCCCGAACGCCATCTCACCCACCTCTCCTGGACCCAGGTGCGGGAGCTGGCAGCCCGCGAGGGCAGCACGGTGGTGTGGCCCTGGGGAGCCGTGGAGCAGCATGGGCCGCACCTGCCGCTGGGCACGGACGCCCTGTTCGCCGAGCGGGTGCTGGAGGCGGTGCTCCAGGCCCTGCCCCCCGAACGGCCGATCTGGAGGCTGCCGGCCCAGATGCTCGGCTTTTCCCCTGAGCACCTCAGCTTTCCAGGCACCCTCAGCCTGCCCGCCCCCCTGGTGCTGGAGCTGGTGAGCACGGTGGGGCAGCAGCTGGCGCGGGCAGGGTTCCAGCGGCTGGTGCTGTTCAACGCCCATGGCGGCCAGATCGCCCTGCTGCAGGCCGCGGCGCGCCAGCTGCACGAGCGGGTTCCGGCGCTGGGGGTGCTGCCCTGCTTTCTCTGGAGCGGACCGGAGGGGGTGGCGGAGCTGATCCCCGAACCGGAGCGCCACCAGGGGCTCCATGCCGGGCTGGCTGAAACCAGCCTGATGCTCCACCTGGCCCCGGAGCAGGTGGGGCCGCAGCGGCCCAGGGACGGGGTGCTGCCGTCGGGTCCCCCGCAGGGCTGGGACCTGGAGGGCGCCGTGCCGGACGCCTGGCTCACCGCCGAGCTGAGCGCCAGTGGCGTGATCGGCTCGGCCGCCGGCGCCGATGCCGCCCTGGGGGCCGCCCTGTTTGCGCGGCTGGTGGCCGGCTGGACCTCCCGCTTCAACAGCTTGCTGGGCAGCGACTGGCCGCCCCGGGGTCGCCATGGATCTGCGCTGGAGCGGGATCCAGCTGAAAGCCGGTGA
- a CDS encoding aldehyde oxygenase (deformylating): MVSVTTPSQPSSAVTAAAPGTSPEAALPDFSSATYKDAYSRINAIVIEGEQEAHDNYIAIGSLLPDQAEELGKLARMELKHMKGFTACARNLEVTADMPFAKEFFAPLHNNFQAALAEGKVTTCLLIQAILIEAFAISAYHIYIPVADPFARKITEGVVKDEYTHLNYGQEWLKANLDTVRDELIEANRVNLPLVRRMLDQVADDAAVLQMDQEDLMADFLSSYQEALMDIGFTGREIARMAAAALVG; encoded by the coding sequence ATGGTGTCCGTGACCACCCCTTCGCAGCCCAGCTCTGCAGTCACTGCTGCGGCCCCTGGAACCAGCCCGGAGGCTGCCCTGCCCGACTTTTCCAGCGCCACTTACAAGGATGCCTACAGCCGCATCAACGCCATCGTGATCGAGGGCGAACAGGAGGCCCACGACAACTACATCGCCATCGGCTCCCTGCTGCCCGACCAGGCTGAGGAGCTGGGCAAGCTTGCTCGCATGGAGCTCAAGCACATGAAAGGTTTCACGGCCTGTGCCAGGAACCTGGAGGTCACCGCTGACATGCCCTTCGCCAAGGAGTTCTTCGCTCCTCTGCACAACAATTTCCAGGCCGCCCTTGCCGAGGGCAAGGTGACCACCTGCCTGCTGATCCAGGCGATCCTGATCGAAGCGTTTGCGATCTCTGCATACCACATCTATATCCCTGTGGCCGATCCCTTCGCCCGCAAGATCACGGAGGGTGTCGTCAAGGACGAATACACCCACCTCAATTACGGCCAGGAGTGGCTCAAGGCCAATCTCGATACGGTGCGCGACGAGCTGATCGAGGCCAACAGGGTGAATCTGCCCCTGGTGCGACGCATGCTCGACCAGGTGGCCGATGACGCGGCGGTCCTGCAGATGGATCAGGAGGACCTGATGGCTGATTTCCTCAGCTCCTACCAGGAAGCCCTGATGGACATCGGCTTCACCGGCCGGGAGATCGCCCGCATGGCGGCCGCTGCCCTGGTGGGTTGA
- a CDS encoding long-chain acyl-[acyl-carrier-protein] reductase, whose protein sequence is MFGLIGHSTSFEEARVKARSLGYDDFADGDLDMWCAAPPQLVERIQVTGLTGMTIEGAYIDSVFVPEMLRRFKTAKRKVLKAMELAQKTGINITALGGFTSIIFEDMNLLREERVSAVELDWQRFTTGNTHTAWVICQQVEASAPRLGIDLSRARVAVVGASGDIGSAVCRWLQRRGVGELLLVARRPQPLIDLQQSLGEGTILALDEALPQADVVVWVASLPQSLQIDTASLRRPCLMIDGGYPKNLDSKASAPGVHVLKGGIVEFWQDIGWQMMEVAEMAKPQRQMFACFAEAMLLDFEEIHTNFSWGRNNISLEAMDLIGAASLRHGFRALELDPASLPAPSLATA, encoded by the coding sequence ATGTTTGGCCTGATCGGTCACTCCACCAGCTTCGAGGAGGCCCGCGTCAAGGCCCGATCACTCGGCTACGACGATTTCGCCGACGGTGACCTGGACATGTGGTGTGCGGCTCCCCCCCAGCTTGTGGAGCGCATCCAGGTCACCGGTCTCACCGGCATGACAATCGAGGGGGCCTACATCGATTCGGTGTTCGTACCGGAGATGCTGCGCCGCTTCAAAACGGCCAAGCGCAAGGTGCTCAAGGCCATGGAACTGGCCCAGAAGACCGGCATCAACATCACGGCCCTGGGCGGGTTCACCTCCATCATCTTTGAGGACATGAACCTGCTGCGGGAGGAACGGGTGAGCGCGGTGGAGCTCGACTGGCAGCGCTTCACCACCGGCAACACCCACACGGCCTGGGTGATCTGTCAGCAGGTGGAGGCCAGCGCCCCCCGGCTGGGCATCGACCTTTCGCGGGCCAGGGTGGCGGTGGTGGGGGCCAGTGGCGACATCGGCAGTGCCGTGTGCCGCTGGCTGCAGCGCCGCGGGGTGGGCGAACTGCTGCTGGTGGCCCGCAGGCCCCAGCCCCTGATCGATCTGCAGCAGAGCCTGGGTGAAGGAACGATCCTGGCCCTCGATGAAGCCCTGCCCCAGGCCGATGTGGTGGTGTGGGTGGCCAGCCTGCCCCAGAGCCTGCAGATCGACACCGCCAGCCTGCGCCGTCCCTGCCTGATGATCGATGGCGGCTATCCCAAGAACCTCGACAGCAAGGCATCGGCCCCCGGTGTTCATGTGCTCAAGGGCGGCATCGTGGAGTTCTGGCAGGACATCGGCTGGCAGATGATGGAGGTGGCCGAGATGGCGAAACCCCAGCGCCAGATGTTTGCCTGTTTCGCTGAGGCGATGTTGCTTGACTTTGAGGAGATCCACACCAACTTCAGCTGGGGCCGCAACAACATCAGCCTGGAGGCCATGGACCTGATCGGCGCCGCCTCCCTTCGCCATGGTTTCCGGGCCCTGGAGCTCGACCCCGCTTCGCTGCCCGCGCCCAGCCTGGCCACGGCCTGA
- a CDS encoding acetyl-CoA carboxylase carboxyltransferase subunit alpha: MARRALLDFEKPLVELEEQIEQIRQLARDSEVDVSQQLLQLETLATRRRHEIFAALTPAQKIQVARHPQRPSTLDYIQVICDGFIELHGDRCGSDDQALVGGIGRIGDRGVVLIGHQKGRDTKENVARNFGMASPGGYRKAMRLMDHADRFRLPILSFIDTPGAYAGVLAEEQGQGEAIAVNLREMFRLRVPILATVIGEGGSGGALGIGVADRLLMFEHSVYTVASPEACASILWRDAAKAPVAAEALKITGADLLQLGVVDAVLPEPSGGNHWAPLQAAETLKAALLEQLDLLEQLSPEQLKEQRYAKFRRMGRVLEGAPPETMQTS; the protein is encoded by the coding sequence ATGGCCCGTCGCGCCCTGCTGGACTTCGAGAAGCCTCTGGTGGAGCTGGAGGAGCAGATCGAGCAGATCCGCCAGCTGGCCCGCGATTCCGAAGTGGATGTGAGTCAGCAGCTGCTGCAGCTGGAGACCCTCGCCACCCGGCGCCGGCACGAGATCTTCGCGGCCCTCACCCCGGCCCAGAAGATCCAGGTGGCCCGCCACCCGCAGCGGCCCAGCACCCTCGACTACATCCAGGTGATCTGCGATGGCTTCATCGAACTGCACGGCGACCGCTGCGGCTCGGATGACCAGGCGCTGGTGGGTGGCATCGGCCGCATCGGCGACCGGGGAGTGGTGCTGATCGGTCACCAGAAGGGGCGCGACACCAAGGAGAACGTGGCCCGCAACTTCGGCATGGCCTCCCCTGGTGGCTACCGCAAGGCCATGCGCCTGATGGACCATGCCGATCGCTTCCGGCTGCCCATCCTGAGCTTCATCGACACGCCCGGGGCCTACGCCGGCGTGCTCGCCGAGGAGCAGGGACAGGGGGAGGCGATCGCCGTGAACCTGCGCGAGATGTTCCGCCTGCGGGTGCCGATCCTGGCCACCGTGATCGGCGAGGGCGGCTCCGGCGGGGCGCTGGGGATCGGTGTGGCCGACCGACTGCTGATGTTCGAGCACAGCGTCTACACCGTGGCCAGCCCCGAAGCCTGTGCCTCGATCCTCTGGCGGGATGCCGCCAAGGCGCCTGTGGCGGCCGAGGCCCTCAAGATCACGGGCGCGGACCTGCTCCAGCTGGGAGTGGTGGACGCGGTTCTGCCCGAACCCTCGGGTGGCAACCACTGGGCGCCGCTCCAGGCGGCCGAAACGCTCAAGGCGGCATTGCTGGAGCAGCTGGATTTGCTGGAGCAGCTCAGCCCCGAACAGCTGAAGGAGCAGCGCTATGCGAAATTCCGGCGCATGGGCCGTGTTCTGGAAGGGGCGCCCCCAGAGACGATGCAGACTTCTTAA
- a CDS encoding SDR family oxidoreductase yields the protein MPSVLITGASRGIGAAAARRFAAAGFGLQLLARPSDGFDQLVHELKAEGHAVERQHLDLADPGAIAPALDALADRVPAPDVLINNAGMAYTGSLAEMPLHHWQSLLQLNLTAVFQLCQALLPRLRARGGGHIINVSSHAAHQAFPDWGAYCVSKAALASLSRCLAVEERAHGIRVSTLTLGAVNTPLWDSETVASSFDRHAMLSAGRAADALLYLAQQPATQVVEDLTLMPAAGAL from the coding sequence TTGCCTTCTGTACTGATCACTGGCGCATCCCGCGGCATCGGCGCGGCGGCTGCCCGCCGCTTCGCCGCCGCCGGTTTCGGGCTGCAGCTGCTCGCCCGTCCTTCCGACGGTTTTGACCAGCTCGTGCACGAGCTGAAGGCTGAGGGCCATGCCGTGGAACGGCAACACCTCGACCTGGCTGATCCCGGGGCCATTGCCCCGGCCCTCGACGCCCTGGCGGACCGGGTCCCAGCTCCCGATGTGCTGATCAACAACGCCGGCATGGCCTACACCGGCAGCCTGGCCGAGATGCCCCTGCACCACTGGCAGTCGCTGCTCCAACTCAACCTCACGGCCGTGTTCCAGCTCTGCCAGGCCCTGCTGCCCCGCCTGCGCGCCCGGGGGGGCGGGCACATCATCAACGTGAGCAGCCATGCGGCCCATCAGGCCTTCCCCGACTGGGGGGCCTACTGCGTCAGCAAGGCCGCCCTGGCCTCGCTCAGCCGCTGCCTGGCCGTGGAGGAGCGCGCCCATGGGATCCGGGTCAGCACGCTGACCCTCGGTGCGGTAAATACGCCCCTCTGGGATAGCGAAACGGTCGCCAGTTCGTTCGATCGGCATGCCATGCTTTCTGCTGGGCGGGCCGCCGATGCCCTGCTGTACCTAGCCCAACAGCCCGCCACTCAGGTGGTGGAAGATCTCACCCTCATGCCCGCCGCTGGCGCGCTCTGA
- a CDS encoding GTP cyclohydrolase I, with protein sequence MTSTLSSGFTPASGSAAIAPEAGPLPVSLRIRQRLDEAGVPYFANDNIAEQLLEGELEQLEIEVAGKVRELLRSLVIDIDNDHNTEETAERVARMYLHEVFKGRYHHQPKIASFPNVKQLDEIYTVGPISVRSACSHHLVPILGNCWIGIKPGQRVIGLSKFSRVADWVFSRPHIQEEAVMILADEIERLCQPEGLAVLVKAQHYCMKWRGVKEPQTSMVNSVVRGAFRKDASLKAEFFELVKQQESMLST encoded by the coding sequence ATGACCTCCACTCTGTCTTCTGGCTTCACCCCTGCCAGCGGTTCCGCTGCCATCGCTCCCGAAGCCGGGCCCCTGCCCGTGAGCCTGCGCATTCGCCAGCGCCTCGACGAGGCCGGCGTGCCCTATTTCGCCAACGACAACATCGCCGAACAGCTGCTTGAGGGTGAACTCGAGCAGCTGGAGATCGAAGTTGCCGGCAAGGTGCGTGAGCTGCTGCGCAGCCTGGTGATCGACATCGACAACGACCACAACACGGAGGAGACAGCCGAGCGGGTTGCGCGGATGTACCTGCACGAGGTGTTCAAGGGTCGCTATCACCACCAGCCCAAGATCGCCAGTTTCCCCAACGTGAAGCAACTGGATGAGATCTACACGGTGGGGCCGATTTCAGTGCGTTCGGCCTGCTCTCATCACCTGGTGCCGATCCTGGGCAATTGCTGGATCGGGATCAAGCCCGGTCAACGGGTGATCGGCCTCTCCAAGTTCTCGCGGGTGGCTGACTGGGTGTTCTCCAGGCCCCACATCCAGGAGGAGGCGGTGATGATCCTGGCCGACGAGATCGAACGGCTGTGCCAGCCCGAGGGTCTGGCTGTTCTGGTCAAGGCCCAGCACTACTGCATGAAGTGGCGCGGCGTGAAGGAACCGCAGACCAGCATGGTGAACTCCGTGGTGCGGGGTGCCTTCCGCAAGGACGCCAGCCTCAAGGCTGAGTTCTTCGAGCTGGTGAAGCAGCAGGAGTCGATGCTCTCGACCTGA
- a CDS encoding phosphoribosylanthranilate isomerase, whose protein sequence is MRSGIPLIFSSCQPSPTSRSPGSAGDAALTPRILETPPSRRSAVSAPLLKICGLRQPAQAAAIAGLGVDAIGVIAVPQSPRWLAPAQRPDLFAAMRAASPSCLGVLVCADPGDHELAPLEPSQGHGVIQLHGSESPERCLELRRRFGCAVWKAIRLRQPADRSRVDAYAGSVDAVLLDAWVPDQLGGTGHRIPLEWLRDWRPALPWWLAGGITASRAAALLGQLSPTGLDASSGVERAPGDKDLDQVRALLGAVRASGRA, encoded by the coding sequence ATGCGCAGCGGGATCCCCCTGATCTTCAGCAGTTGCCAGCCCTCACCCACTAGCCGCTCTCCCGGTTCAGCCGGCGATGCGGCCCTCACTCCCCGGATCCTAGAAACCCCTCCGTCGCGCCGATCAGCCGTGTCTGCACCCTTGCTGAAGATCTGCGGATTGCGCCAGCCCGCCCAGGCGGCGGCCATCGCCGGCCTGGGCGTGGATGCCATCGGCGTGATCGCCGTGCCGCAATCCCCCCGCTGGCTCGCCCCCGCCCAGCGGCCGGACCTGTTCGCGGCGATGCGGGCGGCCTCGCCCAGCTGCCTGGGTGTGCTGGTGTGCGCCGATCCAGGCGACCACGAGCTTGCGCCGCTGGAGCCCAGCCAGGGCCACGGGGTGATTCAGCTGCATGGCAGCGAGAGCCCGGAGCGGTGCCTGGAGCTGCGGCGGCGTTTCGGCTGCGCGGTGTGGAAGGCGATCCGGCTGCGCCAGCCCGCCGACCGATCCCGGGTGGATGCCTACGCCGGCTCAGTGGATGCCGTGCTGCTCGACGCCTGGGTGCCGGACCAGCTGGGGGGCACGGGCCATCGCATCCCGCTGGAATGGCTGCGGGACTGGCGGCCGGCCCTGCCCTGGTGGCTGGCGGGCGGGATCACGGCCAGCCGGGCGGCGGCGCTGCTGGGGCAGCTCAGCCCCACGGGCCTCGATGCCTCCAGCGGTGTGGAGCGGGCGCCGGGAGACAAGGATCTGGACCAGGTGCGTGCCCTGCTGGGGGCTGTGCGCGCCAGTGGCCGAGCCTAG
- a CDS encoding site-2 protease family protein, with protein MGEGWQLLKIRGIPLRIHPSWFLILALATMAFHQHYRIQLAGDGLQLIATPWLWGLALITAMLLFLSVVLHELGHSLVALSQGVKVKSITLFMLGGVASVERECSTAIGSLLVAAAGPAVSLVLGLSLLAGSHGATHLAPWLGVMVTELGTLNLVLALFNLLPGLPLDGGLIVKALVWQVSGSQRRGVEVANASGRLLAFAAIGLGAWLLLRGAGMGGAWLMLLGWFGLGAVRNQQQMLQLQSALSSLKVKDAARKRFRVLEANASLRQLSELRLSEASPVGLADWLLVCDRGRWQGVIDDRTLQQLPVQRWDSDRVVDHLEPLSSLPAISAEAPLWQAVQDLEERNCSRLLVLSPAGLPSGTLERPELGEAVLGKLGVKLPEPLLQAARRQGTYPLGLALPQVVRAMVASGELSVTPSR; from the coding sequence GTGGGTGAGGGCTGGCAACTGCTGAAGATCAGGGGGATCCCGCTGCGCATCCATCCCAGCTGGTTCCTGATCCTGGCCCTGGCCACCATGGCCTTCCACCAGCACTACCGCATCCAGCTGGCCGGCGATGGCCTCCAGCTCATCGCCACCCCGTGGCTGTGGGGCCTGGCCCTGATCACGGCGATGCTGCTGTTCCTCTCGGTGGTGCTGCACGAGCTGGGCCACTCCCTGGTGGCGCTCAGCCAGGGGGTGAAGGTGAAGAGCATCACCCTGTTCATGCTCGGGGGCGTGGCCAGCGTGGAGCGGGAGTGCAGTACGGCCATCGGTTCCCTGCTGGTGGCCGCGGCAGGCCCGGCCGTGAGTCTGGTGCTGGGTCTTTCCCTGCTGGCCGGCAGCCATGGCGCCACCCATCTGGCCCCCTGGCTGGGCGTGATGGTCACCGAACTCGGCACCCTCAACCTCGTGCTGGCCCTGTTCAACCTGCTGCCGGGGCTGCCCCTGGACGGCGGCCTGATCGTGAAGGCGCTGGTGTGGCAGGTGAGCGGCAGCCAACGCCGGGGTGTGGAGGTGGCCAATGCCTCGGGACGCCTGCTGGCCTTTGCGGCGATCGGTCTGGGGGCCTGGCTGCTGCTGCGCGGCGCCGGCATGGGCGGCGCCTGGCTGATGCTGCTGGGCTGGTTCGGCCTGGGGGCCGTGCGCAACCAGCAGCAGATGCTGCAACTGCAGAGCGCCCTCTCCAGTCTCAAGGTGAAGGATGCGGCGCGGAAGCGTTTCCGGGTGCTGGAGGCCAACGCCAGCCTGCGCCAGCTCAGTGAGCTGCGCCTCAGCGAGGCCAGCCCCGTCGGTCTGGCCGACTGGCTGCTGGTGTGCGACCGCGGCCGCTGGCAGGGGGTGATCGACGATCGCACCCTCCAGCAGCTGCCGGTGCAGCGCTGGGACAGCGACCGGGTCGTGGATCACCTCGAACCGCTGAGCAGCCTGCCTGCCATCAGTGCCGAAGCACCGCTCTGGCAGGCCGTGCAGGACCTGGAGGAGCGCAACTGCTCCCGGCTGCTGGTGCTGAGCCCGGCCGGACTGCCCTCCGGCACCCTGGAGCGCCCCGAGCTGGGCGAGGCGGTGCTGGGCAAGCTGGGCGTGAAGCTGCCCGAACCGCTGCTGCAGGCCGCCCGCCGCCAGGGCACCTATCCCCTGGGTCTGGCCCTGCCCCAGGTGGTGCGCGCCATGGTGGCCTCGGGGGAACTCTCCGTCACCCCCAGTCGGTAG
- a CDS encoding lipoate--protein ligase family protein, whose amino-acid sequence MDDASASLNTRLLPSCRLGGAWQMAIDHWLLAQEGPALRLYHWQRPTLSLGLHQRRIPDHWKTLAAAGRVELVRRPSGGQAVLHGGDLTYALVWPQPPGDRQQAYRQACLWLQRAFEQLGQPLAFGSAPASLAGSNCFASSTAADLVHADGTKRIGSAQFWRAGRLLQHGSIQLAVDRQLWRDLFAAPAPALAPLPARGAELERLLLDAAARFLPLPPVREGPLRAAELAEIAAGLDRYRLGVTESSPEATMARTTWGRARPRG is encoded by the coding sequence ATGGATGACGCCTCAGCATCCCTGAACACGCGCCTGCTGCCCTCCTGCCGGCTGGGCGGTGCCTGGCAGATGGCGATCGACCACTGGCTGCTGGCCCAGGAGGGACCCGCCCTGCGGCTCTACCACTGGCAGCGGCCCACCCTCTCGCTGGGCTTGCACCAGCGGAGGATCCCGGATCACTGGAAAACTCTGGCTGCGGCTGGTCGCGTGGAGCTGGTGCGCCGCCCCAGCGGCGGCCAGGCCGTGCTGCACGGCGGCGACCTCACCTACGCCCTGGTGTGGCCCCAGCCCCCCGGCGACCGCCAGCAGGCCTACCGCCAGGCCTGCCTCTGGCTGCAGCGGGCGTTTGAGCAGCTGGGCCAGCCGCTCGCCTTCGGCAGCGCACCCGCCTCCCTTGCCGGCAGCAACTGTTTTGCCAGCAGCACCGCCGCCGACCTGGTGCACGCCGATGGCACCAAGCGCATCGGCAGTGCCCAGTTCTGGCGCGCTGGGCGGCTGCTGCAACACGGCTCGATCCAGCTGGCGGTGGATCGGCAGCTCTGGCGGGACCTGTTCGCTGCCCCCGCCCCGGCGCTCGCCCCGCTGCCGGCCCGCGGGGCGGAGCTGGAGCGGCTGCTCCTCGATGCGGCCGCCCGCTTCCTGCCCCTGCCGCCGGTCCGGGAAGGGCCCCTGCGGGCTGCGGAACTGGCGGAGATCGCGGCCGGACTGGACCGCTACCGACTGGGGGTGACGGAGAGTTCCCCCGAGGCCACCATGGCGCGCACCACCTGGGGCAGGGCCAGACCCAGGGGATAG